A single genomic interval of uncultured Desulfobacter sp. harbors:
- a CDS encoding efflux RND transporter periplasmic adaptor subunit — translation MKIPTHLMFGLMMILVSGLGAQAQESQTALPVATVQTSTVIEQTVPTLVEVVGTLQAVERAAIAAKVTGVVTDVPVVLGSRVNKGDLLVKISAREIAAQLNQAQARFNQAGRNLSREQKLLKKHAATAETVKSMQDQYAVAKAAVQGARTMLSYATIFAPFSGVITAKNVHAGDLATPGTVLLRMENDQKLQAVCAVPESLVLQIRPGQTLTVTVPTAGLTINGKVAEVAPSADPASRTAAVTIDLSYNEKLRTGQFSRVKLPGQAKTSLFVPDGTVLLKGQMERIFVVADNKAHLRLVRTGMRRDGLTEIVAGLNPGETVIWQNNEHLVDGQPIKIE, via the coding sequence AGCTCTGCCGGTTGCAACGGTGCAGACGTCCACCGTAATTGAGCAGACCGTGCCCACCCTTGTTGAGGTTGTGGGCACCCTGCAGGCTGTTGAGCGTGCGGCCATTGCCGCTAAAGTGACGGGTGTTGTGACCGACGTGCCTGTGGTATTAGGTTCCCGTGTAAACAAAGGCGACCTGCTGGTTAAAATCAGTGCCCGGGAAATCGCAGCCCAGCTCAATCAAGCCCAGGCCCGGTTTAATCAGGCCGGGCGCAATCTTTCGCGTGAACAGAAACTTTTAAAAAAACATGCCGCTACGGCTGAAACCGTCAAATCCATGCAGGATCAGTATGCCGTGGCAAAAGCGGCAGTGCAGGGGGCCCGGACCATGCTCAGTTATGCCACCATCTTCGCGCCTTTTTCCGGCGTGATTACAGCGAAAAATGTACACGCCGGAGACCTGGCCACACCCGGCACGGTGCTGCTGCGTATGGAAAATGATCAGAAACTGCAGGCGGTTTGTGCCGTACCCGAAAGCCTGGTGCTTCAGATCCGACCGGGTCAGACGCTTACGGTCACTGTCCCCACGGCCGGACTGACCATTAACGGCAAGGTGGCCGAAGTGGCGCCTTCGGCCGATCCTGCCTCCCGGACAGCAGCGGTCACTATCGATCTTTCGTACAATGAGAAATTGCGCACCGGGCAGTTTTCCCGGGTCAAACTGCCCGGACAGGCCAAGACATCCCTGTTTGTGCCCGACGGCACCGTGTTACTCAAAGGACAGATGGAACGTATCTTTGTGGTTGCGGACAATAAAGCCCATCTTCGCCTGGTACGAACCGGCATGCGCCGGGACGGCCTCACGGAGATTGTCGCAGGTCTGAATCCCGGTGAAACGGTTATTTGGCAAAACAATGAACATCTCGTGGACGGACAGCCCATAAAAATAGAATAG